One region of Dioscorea cayenensis subsp. rotundata cultivar TDr96_F1 unplaced genomic scaffold, TDr96_F1_v2_PseudoChromosome.rev07_lg8_w22 25.fasta BLBR01000414.1, whole genome shotgun sequence genomic DNA includes:
- the LOC120254307 gene encoding UPF0481 protein At3g47200-like, giving the protein MVNGQKSWKATIQEEVEKFNGDKEEKQFEKRSIYHLPPFAEKMKSETLLTPQVVSFGPYHHGKQNLMLVEGYKKTALIHFLVNAGQSLQYFIDEMKYHVNDLQACYEFLEEEWQDKDKFIKLMITDGCFMLELLRIDKNQPVKTPYAKHDPIFSDHATEHKLLHIKRDMLMLENQLPLLVLKVLHQEKTDKKINKLVFKFFDMEYMLDTTPDQLGLHVLDLYRKGLIATQTDPSAAPAFTNNTSISIAQENRAQPPQSAANIYPVESDNDVPMLSAMKLHQSGVKFVKASNEINNKKITGITFEKGILKLPYFIIDDATESTLLNLMAFEHLHVGLQDEVTSYVCFMDELIDSADDVHLLRSKKIIHMAVGSDQAAADLLNSLTKEVTHDPKGKIQEVREMVKKYSGKNWNRWLADLLHLHFETPWKTLAAVAAVLLLVLTVVQTLYAVLSYHHSSK; this is encoded by the exons ATGGTGAATGGACAAAAATCATGGAAGGCAACGATTCAAGAAGAAGTGGAGAAATTCAATGGAGATAAGGAAGAAAAGCAATTCGAGAAACGGTCGATATACCATTTACCACCATTCGCCGAGAAGATGAAAAGCGAGACCTTGTTAACACCCCAAGTTGTTTCTTTCGGCCCCTACCACCACGGTAAACAAAACTTGATGCTGGTTGAAGGCTACAAAAAAACCGCACTCATACATTTTCTTGTCAATGCTGGGCAATCTCTACAATATTTTATTGATGAGATGAAATACCATGTGAACGATTTGCAAGCATGTTATGAATTTTTGGAAGAAGAGTGGCAAGATAAAGACAAGTTCATTAAACTTATGATCACTGATGGCTGCTTCATGCTAGAACTTCTACGAATCGATAAGAACCAGCCTGTAAAGACTCCTTATGCCAAACATGATCCCATATTCAGCGATCATGCGACTGAACACAAACTGCTTCACATAAAGAGGGACATGCTTATGCTTGAGAACCAACTTCCTCTTTTGGTTCTAAAGGTGTTGCACCAAGAGAAG ACAGACAAAAAGATCAACAAACTAGTCTTCAAGTTTTTTGATATGGAATACATGCTTGACACCACCCCTGATCAGTTGGGACTACACGTTCTTGACTTGTATAGAAAAGGCTTGATTGCAACGCAAACCGATCCAAGTGCAGCACCAGCCTTTACCAATAACACCTCTATCTCAATTGCACAAGAAAACAGAGCGCAACCACCACAGAGTGCAGCAAATATATATCCAGTAGAGAGCGATAACGATGTGCCGATGCTGAGCGCAATGAAGCTCCATCAATCCGGTGTTAAATTTGTAAAAGCTTCAAATGAGATCAATAACAAAAAGATCACTGGCATAACTTTCGAGAAAGGCATCCTCAAGCTCCCATACTTCATCATCGACGATGCCACAGAGTCCACCTTACTCAACCTCATGGCCTTCGAGCACCTCCACGTCGGCCTTCAAGATGAGGTTACATCCTACGTTTGCTTCATGGATGAGTTAATTGACTCAGCTGATGATGTCCATTTGCTCCGATCCAAGAAAATCATCCATATGGCTGTTGGAAGTGACCAGGCTGCCGCGGATCTTCTGAACAGTCTCACTAAAGAAGTCACACATGATCCAAAAGGTAAAATTCAAGAGGTTCGGGAAATGGTGAAGAAATACAGTGGAAAAAATTGGAACAGATGGCTGGCTGACCTCTTGCATTTACATTTCGAGACACCTTGGAAAACTCTTGCAGCTGTTGCTGCTGTGCTTCTATTGGTGCTCACCGTTGTTCAGACACTTTATGCAGTGTTAAGCTACCACCATTCCTCGAAGTAG